One segment of Solanum stenotomum isolate F172 chromosome 1, ASM1918654v1, whole genome shotgun sequence DNA contains the following:
- the LOC125853224 gene encoding loganic acid O-methyltransferase-like: MEMFFNVRAGEIVPGGMMVFVSPFSCYIRLMGFFSSSLMDLVNEGKLDESLVDSFNLPMYFPSPQDMTKVVEKNGCFSIEMMGLR, encoded by the exons ATGGAAATGTTCTTCAATGTAAGAGCTGGGGAAATTGTTCCTGGAGGAATGATGGTGTTTGTTTCACCATTTTCATGTTATATACGTCTCATGGGATTTTTCAGTTCTAGTCTTATGGATTTGGTGAATGAG GGAAAACTAGATGAATCTCTAGTTGATTCATTCAATTTGCCAATGTATTTTCCTTCTCCTCAAGACATGACTAAAGTGGTGGAGAAAAATGGTTGTTTTAGCATTGAGATGATGGGGTTGAGATAG
- the LOC125853221 gene encoding loganic acid O-methyltransferase-like gives MTTSFPMNAGDGPYSFSKNSQLAREVLEGSKEMVRDAIIGKFDIKTMLSSSNTLCIAELGCSVGPNTLIAMQHVVEALKDKYLSQVMTNSTNNNLEIQIFFNDHITNDFNTLFRSLPIDRSYYAFGVPGSFHDRLFPSRSIHFAHSSCSIHWLSKIPKKILDEKSPSWNKGLIHYIGASNIEVVNAYFAQFEKDMEMFFNARAEEIVQGGMMVLITPFSSYVRLMKFFGSSLTDLVNEGKLDESLVDSFNLPMYFPSVEDMTKVVEKNDCFSIEKIELTYPQSKLVDKADAKTLMINLRAVLEGLIINHFGSEIAKEACERTILKSEEISAWMKANYEKSCQLFVALKRK, from the exons atgacaacaTCTTTTCCCATGAATGCTGGTGATGGTCCTTATAGCTTCTCCAAAAACTCACAATTGGCG AGAGAAGTGTTAGAGGGCTCAAAGGAGATGGTGAGAGATGCAATTATAGGAAAGTTTGACATCAAAACCATGTTATCTTCTTCAAACACATTATGTATTGCGGAGTTGGGATGTTCTGTTGGACCAAACACTTTAATTGCAATGCAACATGTTGTTGAAGCTCTAAAGGACAAGTACTTGTCCCAAGTCATGACAAATTCCACTAATAACAATCttgaaatccaaatatttttcaatgatCATATCACCAATGATTTCAACACCCTCTTTCGATCACTCCCCATTGATCGATCGTACTATGCATTCGGAGTTCCAGGATCTTTTCATGATAGATTATTTCCATCGCGATCCATACATTTTGCACATTCTTCTTGTTCTATACATTGGTTATCTaagattccaaaaaaaatattagatgagAAATCCCCATCATGGAATAAAGGTTTGATTCATTATATAGGTGCTTCAAATATTGAAGTAGTGAATGCTTATTTTGCTCAATTTGAAAAGGACATGGAAATGTTCTTTAATGCAAGAGCTGAGGAAATTGTTCAGGGAGGAATGATGGTGCTTATTACACCATTTTCAAGTTATGTACGTCTCATGAAATTCTTTGGCTCTAGTCTTACGGATTTGGTGAATGAG GGAAAGTTAGATGAGTCTTTAGTTGACTCATTTAATTTGCCAATGTATTTTCCATCTGTTGAAGACATGACTAAAGTGGtggagaaaaatgattgttttaGCATTGAGAAAATAGAGTTAACATATCCTCAATCAAAGCTTGTGGATAAGGCTGATGCAAAGACTTTAATGATAAACCTGAGAGCTGTTTTAGAAGGACTTATAATCAATCATTTTGGAAGTGAAATAGCAAAAGAGGCTTGTGAAAGGACTATACtcaaaagtgaagaaatttCAGCATGGATGAAAGCTAATTATGAAAAATCATGCCAATTATTTGTCGCTTTGAAGCGTAAATAA
- the LOC125873138 gene encoding ankyrin repeat-containing protein At2g01680, with amino-acid sequence MDSKSLRLITHQSFFSAVGSGDLESLKIIIKNDGLDLFSLLALQNDAGETALYIAVANNFEEIVNYLLGFCNLETAMIRSKADFDAFHVAAKSGHLGIVRELLAMWPGLCKVCNSSNTSPLYSAAVKGHLDVVNAILDADVSSIRIVRKNGKTALHTTARYGLLHIVKALIERDPDIISIKDKKGQTALHMAVKGQDTFVVEEMLDTDSSILNERDKKGNTALHIATRKCRPQIVSLLLSYRSLDVNAINNQKETAMDLADKLQYGDSALLIKEGLTEAGAKHARFVGQFDEASELKRTVSDIKHEVQSQLIQNEKTRRRVSGIAKELRKIHREAVQNTINSVTVVAVLFASIAFLAIFSLPGQYVETGPEAGKARIADTVAFRVFCLLNATSLFISLAVVVVQITLVAWDTRAQKQIVSVVNKLMWAACVSTCGAFLAVGFVVVGRKSSWMAITITVLGAPILIGTLVSLCYFVFRQHFGICGSDSQRRIRRASGSKSFSWSHSANISDMDDYNSDDRIYAL; translated from the exons ATGGACTCAAAGTCATTGAGGTTGATAACCCATCAATCATTTTTCTCTGCAGTTGGATCTGGAGACCTTGAGTCTCTCAAAATCATTATAAAGAATGATGGGTTGGATCTATTTTCTTTGTTGGCTTTACAGAATGATGCAGGGGAAACTGCTTTGTATATTgctgttgcaaataattttgagGAGATTGTGAATTATTTGCTTGGGTTTTGTAATTTGGAAACTGCTATGATTAGGTCAAAAGCTGATTTTGATGCTTTTCATGTTGCTGCCAAAAGTGGACACTTGG GTATTGTGAGGGAACTCTTGGCCATGTGGCCTGGACTTTGTAAAGTATGCAACTCCTCAAACACAAGCCCTCTTTATTCAGCTGCCGTCAAGGGACATTTGGATGTGGTGAATGCTATTTTAGATGCAGATGTGAGCTCCATACGAATTGTTAGGAAGAATGGAAAAACTGCACTGCACACAACTGCTAGGTACGGCCTTCTGCATATTGTGAAAGCACTCATAGAGCGAGATCCAGATATAATATCTATCAAAGATAAAAAGGGCCAAACCGCACTTCATATGGCTGTTAAGGGTCAGGATACCTTTGTAGTGGAGGAAATGTTGGATACTGACAGCTCAATATTGAATGAGCGTGACAAGAAGGGAAACACAGCTTTGCATATAGCCACACGGAAATGTCGCCCCCAG ATTGTAAGCCTTCTCCTCAGTTACAGATCCCTTGATGTCAATGCAATTAATAATCAAAAGGAAACTGCAATGGACTTGGCAGACAAACTGCAATATGGAGACTCAGCGTTGTTAATTAAGGAAGGTCTGACTGAGGCTGGTGCAAAACATGCCAGATTTGTGGGTCAATTTGATGAAGCATCAGAACTTAAGAGGACCGTAAGTGACATTAAGCATGAGGTGCAATCCCAGCTTATACAAAATGAAAAGACCCGAAGGCGTGTTTCTGGTATTGCCAAAGAACTTAGGAAGATTCATAGGGAAGCTGTTCAGAATACGATTAACTCTGTGACTGTGGTTGCTGTTTTGTTTGCTTCTATTGCTTTTCTCGCTATATTCAGCTTGCCAGGCCAATATGTGGAGACTGGACCCGAAGCAGGAAAGGCCAGAATTGCTGATACTGTTGCATTCCGTGTGTTCTGCCTCCTGAATGCTACTTCTCTCTTTATATCTCTagctgttgttgttgttcagATTACTCTGGTTGCCTGGGATACTAGAGCTCAGAAACAAATCGTCTCAGTCGTGAACAAGTTGATGTGGGCAGCCTGCGTTAGTACCTGTGGAGCATTCCTAGCTGTTGGTTTTGTTGTTGTAGGGAGGAAAAGTTCGTGGATGGCAATCACTATTACTGTGCTTGGTGCACCAATTCTCATTGGAACTCTCGTTAGCTTGTGCTACTTTGTTTTCCGACAGCATTTTGGCATATGTGGTAGCGATTCTCAAAGGCGTATCAGAAGAGCAAGTGGGAGCAAATCTTTCTCATGGTCTCACTCTGCAAATATCTCTGATATGGATGACTACAACTCTGATGACAGAATTTATGCTTTGTGA